In Pseudomonas sp. R76, one genomic interval encodes:
- a CDS encoding exodeoxyribonuclease III: MRIISVNVNGIQAAVERGLLSWLQAQNADVICLQDTRASAFELDDPAFQLDGYFLYACDAEVPAQGGVALYSRLQPKAVISGLGFETADRYGRYLQADFDKVSIATLLLPSGQNGDEDLNQKFKLMDDFARYLDKQRRKRREYIYCGSLYVAQQKLDIKNWRDSQQSPGFLAPERAWMDEIVGNMGYVDALREVSREGDQYSWWPDNEQAEMLNLGWRFDYQLLTPGLRRFVRSARLPRQPRFSQHAPLIVDYDWTLTI; encoded by the coding sequence ATGCGGATCATCAGTGTGAACGTCAATGGTATTCAGGCTGCAGTCGAGCGTGGTTTGCTCAGTTGGCTGCAAGCACAGAATGCCGACGTCATCTGCCTGCAGGACACCCGCGCCTCCGCCTTTGAACTGGACGACCCAGCCTTCCAACTGGATGGCTACTTCCTTTATGCCTGTGATGCCGAAGTCCCTGCCCAAGGTGGCGTGGCTCTGTACTCACGGTTGCAACCCAAGGCGGTCATCAGCGGCCTCGGCTTCGAGACAGCCGACCGCTACGGGCGCTACCTGCAAGCCGATTTCGACAAGGTCAGCATCGCGACCTTGCTGCTCCCTTCGGGGCAGAACGGCGATGAAGACTTGAACCAGAAGTTCAAGCTAATGGACGACTTCGCCCGTTATCTGGATAAACAGCGGCGTAAACGTCGCGAGTACATTTACTGTGGCTCGCTGTACGTGGCGCAACAAAAGCTGGATATCAAGAACTGGCGCGACAGCCAGCAATCCCCGGGCTTCCTGGCGCCGGAACGGGCCTGGATGGACGAGATTGTCGGCAACATGGGTTATGTCGATGCCTTGCGCGAAGTCAGCCGTGAAGGCGACCAGTACAGCTGGTGGCCGGATAACGAACAGGCTGAGATGCTCAACCTGGGCTGGCGTTTCGACTACCAGCTGCTGACGCCGGGCCTGCGCCGCTTTGTTCGCAGCGCACGCCTGCCACGTCAGCCGCGCTTCTCGCAGCATGCGCCGCTGATCGTGGACTACGACTGGACACTGACCATCTAA
- a CDS encoding DUF4870 domain-containing protein, with protein sequence MNDSQQPVPTPSYEVRQGAMLCHLAAFLGFVFPFGSVIGPLILWQMKREVDPFIDDQGKEALNFQITVAIAWMVCFVLAFAIIGLFLMTALVIATVVLTIIGSIKANKGIAYRYPFAWRLVK encoded by the coding sequence ATGAATGACAGCCAGCAACCTGTGCCGACGCCTTCCTACGAAGTGCGTCAAGGCGCAATGTTGTGCCATCTCGCGGCGTTTCTGGGGTTTGTGTTCCCCTTCGGCAGTGTCATCGGGCCGCTGATCCTGTGGCAGATGAAGAGGGAAGTGGACCCGTTCATTGATGATCAGGGCAAGGAAGCCTTGAACTTCCAGATCACCGTGGCCATTGCCTGGATGGTGTGCTTCGTACTGGCCTTCGCGATTATTGGTCTTTTCCTGATGACTGCTTTGGTAATCGCGACAGTGGTGCTGACCATCATCGGTTCGATCAAGGCCAACAAGGGCATCGCTTATCGCTATCCCTTTGCCTGGCGGCTGGTCAAATAA
- the rph gene encoding ribonuclease PH, translating to MKRPSGRAADQLRSIRITRNYTKHAEGSVLVEFGDTKVICTVSVENGVPRFLKGQGQGWLTAEYGMLPRATGERNQREASRGKQGGRTLEIQRLIGRSLRAALDMSKLGDVTLYLDCDVIQADGGTRTASITGAMVALVDALKVIKKRGGLKAGDPLKQMIAAVSVGMYQGEPVLDLDYLEDSAAETDLNVVMTNTGGFIEVQGTAEGAPFQPADLNAMLALAQKGMTEIFELQKAALAD from the coding sequence ATGAAACGTCCAAGTGGTCGCGCTGCCGATCAGCTCCGCTCGATCCGCATCACCCGCAACTACACCAAACACGCCGAGGGATCTGTACTGGTCGAGTTTGGCGATACCAAGGTGATCTGCACCGTCAGCGTCGAAAACGGCGTGCCGCGCTTCCTCAAGGGCCAGGGCCAGGGTTGGTTGACCGCCGAATACGGCATGCTGCCGCGCGCCACCGGCGAGCGTAACCAGCGTGAAGCCAGCCGCGGCAAACAAGGCGGCCGCACCCTGGAAATCCAGCGCCTGATCGGTCGTTCCCTGCGCGCAGCGCTGGACATGTCCAAGCTGGGCGACGTGACCCTGTACCTCGACTGCGACGTGATCCAGGCTGACGGCGGCACCCGCACTGCTTCCATCACCGGTGCCATGGTGGCCTTGGTTGACGCGCTCAAAGTGATCAAGAAGCGCGGCGGCCTGAAAGCCGGCGACCCACTCAAGCAGATGATTGCTGCCGTGTCGGTCGGCATGTACCAGGGCGAGCCTGTATTGGACCTGGACTACCTGGAAGACTCGGCTGCCGAGACCGACCTGAACGTGGTAATGACCAACACCGGCGGTTTCATCGAAGTGCAGGGCACCGCTGAAGGCGCGCCATTCCAGCCAGCCGACCTGAACGCCATGCTGGCCCTGGCTCAGAAAGGCATGACCGAAATCTTTGAACTGCAGAAGGCCGCATTGGCTGACTGA
- a CDS encoding YicC/YloC family endoribonuclease, whose amino-acid sequence MVHSMTAFARVEKAGAQGTLSWELRSVNSRYLEPHLRLPESFRDLEGAVREALRQGISRGKLECTLRFTEETTGKPLQVDRDRAAQLVAAAETIAGLIKQPAALNPLEVLAWPGVLVADATDPQALNAEALALFTQGLKELKAGREREGAELARLINERLTSIEADVVTLRELVPQMLATQRQKVLDRFTDMKADLDPTRLEQEMVLLAQKSDVAEELDRLSTHILEVRRVLKSAGAAGRRLDFLMQELNREANTLGSKAFDPRSTTAAVNLKVLIEQMREQVQNIE is encoded by the coding sequence ATGGTGCACAGCATGACCGCCTTCGCCCGCGTCGAAAAAGCCGGCGCCCAAGGCACCCTGAGCTGGGAACTGCGCTCGGTCAACAGCCGCTACCTGGAGCCGCACCTGCGCTTGCCGGAATCCTTCCGCGACCTCGAAGGCGCCGTGCGTGAAGCACTGCGCCAAGGCATTTCCCGCGGCAAGCTGGAATGCACCCTGCGTTTTACCGAGGAAACCACCGGCAAGCCGCTGCAGGTCGACCGCGACCGCGCCGCGCAACTGGTCGCCGCCGCCGAAACCATCGCCGGCTTGATCAAACAACCTGCCGCGCTGAACCCGCTGGAAGTGCTGGCCTGGCCCGGCGTGCTGGTGGCCGACGCCACCGACCCGCAAGCGCTGAATGCCGAAGCCCTGGCCCTGTTCACCCAGGGTTTGAAGGAGCTAAAGGCCGGACGCGAACGTGAAGGTGCCGAACTGGCGCGCCTGATCAATGAACGCCTGACGTCGATCGAAGCCGACGTGGTCACCCTGCGCGAGCTGGTGCCGCAGATGCTCGCTACCCAACGTCAAAAGGTCCTCGACCGCTTCACCGACATGAAGGCCGACCTCGACCCGACGCGCCTGGAGCAGGAAATGGTCCTGCTGGCGCAGAAGAGCGACGTGGCCGAAGAGCTCGACCGCCTGAGCACCCACATCCTCGAAGTGCGCCGCGTGCTCAAGTCCGCCGGTGCCGCTGGTCGGCGCCTGGACTTCCTGATGCAGGAACTCAACCGCGAAGCCAATACACTCGGCTCCAAGGCATTTGACCCGCGCAGCACCACGGCTGCGGTCAACCTCAAAGTGTTGATCGAGCAGATGCGCGAACAAGTACAGAATATAGAGTAA
- the gmk gene encoding guanylate kinase produces the protein MTHSTGTLYIISAPSGAGKSSLVKALTDADEQIRISVSHTTRAMRPGEVNGVHYHFVERTEFVKMIEHGDFLERAEVFGNLYGTSQSHLQQTLDEGHDLILEIDWQGAEQVRQLMPKARSIFILPPSLEALHQRLTNRGQDSDEIIEGRMREAVSEMSHYVDYDYLIINDDFAHALDDLKAIFRTNQLQQKRQQQRFGKLLAELLG, from the coding sequence ATGACCCACAGCACCGGCACCCTTTACATCATTTCCGCCCCCTCGGGCGCGGGCAAGAGCAGCCTGGTCAAGGCATTGACCGACGCTGACGAGCAGATCCGCATCTCGGTCTCGCACACCACCCGCGCCATGCGCCCGGGCGAGGTGAACGGCGTGCACTATCACTTCGTCGAGCGCACCGAGTTCGTGAAGATGATCGAACACGGCGACTTCCTGGAGCGTGCCGAAGTGTTCGGCAACCTTTACGGCACCTCGCAAAGCCACCTGCAGCAGACCCTGGACGAAGGCCACGACCTGATCCTGGAAATCGACTGGCAGGGCGCCGAGCAAGTGCGTCAACTGATGCCCAAGGCGCGCTCGATCTTCATCCTGCCGCCTTCGCTGGAAGCCTTGCACCAGCGCCTGACCAATCGCGGCCAGGACAGCGACGAAATCATCGAAGGCCGCATGCGTGAAGCCGTCAGCGAGATGAGCCACTACGTCGACTACGACTACCTGATCATCAACGACGATTTCGCCCACGCCCTGGACGATTTGAAGGCGATTTTCCGCACCAATCAGCTCCAGCAAAAGCGCCAACAGCAGCGTTTTGGCAAATTACTCGCCGAACTGCTCGGCTGA
- the rpoZ gene encoding DNA-directed RNA polymerase subunit omega, producing MARVTVEDCLEHVDNRFELVMLSTKRARQLATGGKEPLVQWENDKPTVVALREIAEGLMSYEFIANAEIVEDEPLFAAFEDESNEAV from the coding sequence ATGGCCCGCGTAACCGTTGAAGACTGCCTAGAACACGTGGATAACCGCTTTGAGCTGGTCATGCTCTCTACCAAGCGTGCCCGTCAACTGGCCACTGGCGGCAAAGAGCCCCTGGTCCAGTGGGAAAACGACAAGCCTACCGTTGTGGCCCTGCGTGAAATCGCTGAAGGCCTGATGAGCTACGAGTTCATCGCCAACGCCGAAATCGTTGAAGACGAACCGCTGTTTGCAGCGTTCGAGGACGAGTCCAACGAGGCCGTCTAA
- the spoT gene encoding bifunctional GTP diphosphokinase/guanosine-3',5'-bis pyrophosphate 3'-pyrophosphohydrolase: protein MPSIDALADRLSTYLGPDQVNLVRRAYFYAEQAHDGQRRRSGEAYVTHPLAVANILADMHMDHQSLMAAMLHDVIEDTGIAKEALSAQFGETVAELVDGVSKLTQMNFETKAEAQAENFQKMAMAMARDIRVILVKLADRLHNMRTLEVLSGEKRRRIAKETLEIYAPIANRLGMHAIRIEFEDLGFKAMHPMRSARIYQAVKRARGNRKEIVNKIEESLSHCLAIDEIEGEVSGRQKHIYGIYKKMRGKRRAFNEIMDVYAFRIIVDKVDTCYRVLGAVHNLYKPLPGRFKDYIAIPKANGYQSLHTTLFGMHGVPIEIQIRTREMEEMANNGIAAHWLYKSSGDEQPKGTHARARQWVKGVLEMQQRAGNSLEFIESVKIDLFPDEVYVFTPKGRIMELPKGSTAVDFAYAVHTDVGNSCIACRINRRLAPLSEPLQSGSTVEIVSAPGARPNPAWLNFVVTGKARTHIRHALKLQRRSESISLGERLLNKVLNGFDSALEKIPAERVQAMLHEYRQETIEDLLEDIGLGNRMAYVVARRLLGEGEQLPSPEGPLAIRGTEGLVLSYAKCCTPIPGDPIVGHLSAGKGMVVHLDNCRNITEIRHNPEKCIQLSWAKDVTGEFNVELRVELEHQRGLIALLANSVNAADGNIEKISMDERDGRISVVQLVVSVHDRVHLARVIKKLRALTGVIRITRMRA, encoded by the coding sequence TTGCCGAGCATAGACGCCCTCGCCGATCGCTTATCGACCTACCTCGGCCCAGACCAGGTCAACCTGGTCCGCCGAGCGTATTTCTACGCCGAACAAGCCCACGACGGCCAACGCCGCCGCAGCGGCGAGGCGTATGTCACGCATCCTCTTGCCGTGGCAAATATTCTTGCCGACATGCACATGGACCATCAGAGCTTGATGGCCGCGATGCTGCATGACGTGATCGAAGACACCGGCATTGCCAAGGAAGCGCTCAGCGCACAGTTTGGCGAAACCGTGGCCGAACTGGTCGACGGGGTCAGCAAACTGACCCAGATGAACTTCGAGACCAAGGCCGAAGCCCAGGCGGAAAACTTCCAGAAGATGGCCATGGCCATGGCCCGAGACATTCGGGTGATCCTGGTCAAACTGGCCGACCGGCTGCACAACATGCGCACGCTGGAAGTGCTGTCCGGCGAAAAACGTCGGCGCATCGCCAAGGAAACCCTGGAAATCTACGCGCCCATCGCCAACCGGCTGGGCATGCATGCCATTCGTATCGAATTCGAAGACCTCGGCTTCAAGGCCATGCACCCGATGCGTTCGGCGCGCATCTACCAGGCGGTCAAGCGTGCGCGGGGCAACCGCAAGGAAATCGTCAACAAGATCGAAGAGTCGCTGAGCCATTGCCTGGCGATCGACGAGATTGAAGGCGAAGTCAGTGGCCGGCAAAAACACATCTATGGCATCTACAAGAAGATGCGCGGCAAGCGTCGCGCCTTCAACGAGATCATGGACGTGTACGCGTTTCGCATCATCGTCGACAAGGTCGACACCTGCTACCGCGTGCTGGGCGCTGTACATAATTTGTACAAACCCCTGCCCGGCCGCTTCAAGGACTACATCGCGATTCCCAAGGCCAACGGCTATCAGTCGCTGCATACCACGCTGTTCGGTATGCACGGGGTGCCGATCGAGATCCAGATTCGTACTCGCGAAATGGAAGAGATGGCCAACAACGGCATCGCCGCCCATTGGCTGTACAAATCCAGCGGCGACGAACAGCCGAAGGGCACGCATGCCCGCGCCCGTCAGTGGGTCAAAGGCGTGCTGGAAATGCAGCAACGTGCCGGCAACTCCCTGGAATTTATCGAAAGCGTGAAGATCGACCTGTTCCCGGACGAGGTCTATGTGTTCACGCCCAAAGGCCGGATCATGGAGTTGCCCAAGGGCTCCACGGCGGTCGACTTTGCCTACGCGGTACACACCGACGTCGGCAACAGCTGCATTGCCTGCCGGATCAACCGTCGTCTCGCGCCGCTGTCAGAACCCCTGCAAAGCGGCTCCACGGTCGAGATCGTCAGCGCGCCCGGCGCACGCCCCAACCCGGCCTGGCTCAACTTCGTGGTCACCGGCAAGGCGCGCACACACATCCGCCATGCGCTCAAATTGCAACGTCGCTCCGAATCCATCAGCCTCGGCGAACGCCTGCTGAACAAGGTGCTCAACGGTTTCGACAGCGCCCTGGAGAAAATCCCGGCCGAGCGCGTGCAAGCGATGCTCCACGAGTATCGCCAGGAAACCATCGAAGACCTGCTGGAAGATATCGGCCTGGGCAACCGCATGGCCTACGTGGTCGCCCGTCGCCTGCTCGGCGAAGGCGAACAATTGCCAAGCCCCGAAGGCCCGCTGGCAATTCGCGGCACCGAGGGCCTGGTGCTCAGCTACGCCAAGTGCTGCACGCCGATCCCGGGCGACCCGATTGTTGGGCACCTGTCTGCCGGCAAGGGCATGGTTGTGCACTTGGACAACTGCCGCAATATCACTGAAATCCGTCACAACCCCGAGAAATGCATCCAGCTCTCCTGGGCCAAGGATGTGACCGGCGAATTCAACGTCGAGCTGCGCGTCGAGCTGGAGCACCAGCGCGGCCTGATCGCCCTGCTGGCCAACAGCGTCAACGCGGCCGACGGCAATATCGAGAAGATCAGCATGGATGAGCGCGATGGCCGCATCAGCGTGGTCCAGCTGGTCGTCAGCGTGCACGACCGCGTGCACCTGGCTCGCGTGATCAAGAAACTGCGCGCCCTGACCGGGGTGATTCGCATCACCCGCATGCGTGCATAG
- a CDS encoding RidA family protein — protein MTKTVITSDKAPAAIGTYSQAIKAGNTVYMSGQIPLDPKTMELVEGFEAQTVQVFENLKSVAEAAGGSFKDIVKLNIFLTDLSHFAKVNEIMGKYFEQPYPARAAIGVAALPKGAQVEMDAILVIE, from the coding sequence ATGACCAAGACTGTTATCACCAGCGACAAGGCCCCTGCCGCCATCGGTACTTACTCCCAGGCGATCAAGGCGGGCAATACCGTCTACATGTCCGGCCAGATCCCGCTCGACCCAAAGACCATGGAACTGGTTGAAGGCTTTGAAGCACAAACCGTCCAGGTCTTCGAAAACCTCAAGTCGGTTGCCGAAGCGGCCGGCGGTTCGTTCAAGGACATCGTCAAGCTGAACATCTTCCTCACCGACCTGAGCCACTTCGCCAAGGTCAACGAGATCATGGGCAAGTACTTCGAACAGCCGTACCCAGCCCGCGCCGCCATCGGCGTGGCCGCCCTGCCAAAGGGCGCACAGGTTGAGATGGACGCGATTCTGGTCATCGAGTAA
- a CDS encoding SDR family oxidoreductase — translation MSAPSVVIAGCGDVGSRLASQLLASGWEVHGLRRDVSRLPEGVIGIAGDLFKKDCPDTWPIGGVDYLVYCAAATDHDEAGYRAAYVQGLQHVLEWLGDYGQAPKHLLFVSSSSVYGQQNGEWVDETSDTQAKGYSGLVMLEAEQVALNSGIPASIVRLTGIYGPGREWLLTQVRQGYRVAVDPPLYGNRIHADDAAGLLAFLLRHVEQGGSLDKIYIGVDDAPAPLAEVVAWLRDYLGVTEWADDASVRRAGSKQCSNARAKALGWVPTYPTYREGYAAILKG, via the coding sequence ATGTCTGCGCCTTCTGTTGTGATTGCCGGTTGCGGCGATGTGGGTAGTCGGCTGGCTAGCCAATTGCTGGCCTCGGGCTGGGAGGTTCATGGCCTGCGCCGCGACGTTTCGCGGCTTCCCGAGGGTGTCATCGGCATCGCCGGTGACCTGTTCAAAAAGGATTGCCCGGACACCTGGCCGATCGGCGGGGTGGATTACCTGGTGTATTGCGCCGCTGCCACCGACCACGACGAGGCCGGCTATCGCGCGGCGTACGTGCAAGGGTTGCAGCATGTGTTGGAGTGGCTGGGCGACTACGGTCAGGCGCCCAAGCATTTACTGTTTGTGTCCAGCAGCAGCGTGTATGGCCAGCAAAACGGTGAGTGGGTCGACGAAACGTCCGACACCCAGGCGAAGGGCTATTCCGGCCTAGTCATGCTGGAAGCCGAGCAAGTGGCGCTTAACAGTGGCATCCCGGCGAGTATCGTGCGGTTGACCGGAATCTACGGCCCCGGCCGCGAATGGCTGTTGACCCAAGTGCGCCAAGGCTATCGCGTAGCGGTGGATCCACCTTTATATGGCAACCGGATTCACGCGGATGACGCGGCAGGCCTGTTGGCGTTTTTGTTGCGGCACGTGGAGCAGGGCGGCTCGCTGGACAAGATCTACATCGGCGTGGACGATGCGCCCGCGCCATTGGCAGAAGTGGTGGCTTGGTTGCGCGACTATCTGGGCGTGACCGAGTGGGCTGACGACGCCAGTGTGCGTCGGGCGGGCAGCAAGCAATGCAGCAATGCCCGAGCCAAGGCGCTGGGCTGGGTGCCGACGTATCCGACCTATCGCGAAGGGTATGCAGCGATTCTGAAGGGCTGA
- the exbB gene encoding tonB-system energizer ExbB codes for MTRNTNPASPTKPHSPSRAWRAIAALLFSVMLAPTAAFADATAPAAPAAAEHNAATPAAPAAAPVATDPAQAATPAPADDSGVVLEEDNSLGMAHDLSPWGMYQNADVVVKAVMIGLAIASIITWTIWIAKGFELLGAKRRLRTEIVHLKKATTLKEASDTATKKGTLANLLVHDALEEMRLSVNAREKEGIKERVSFRLERLVAACGRNMSSGTGVLATIGSTAPFVGLFGTVWGIMNSFIGIAKTQTTNLAVVAPGIAEALLATALGLVAAIPAVVIYNVFARSIAGYKAQVSDASAEVLLLVSRDLDHLPTERSSQPHMVKVG; via the coding sequence ATGACACGTAATACAAACCCCGCTTCGCCAACCAAGCCTCACAGCCCATCCCGCGCCTGGCGTGCGATTGCTGCGTTGCTGTTCAGCGTAATGCTGGCACCGACCGCTGCGTTCGCTGACGCTACTGCCCCAGCCGCTCCGGCTGCCGCCGAGCACAATGCAGCAACCCCCGCTGCGCCTGCTGCCGCGCCCGTCGCTACCGACCCGGCCCAGGCTGCAACGCCAGCACCTGCCGACGACTCCGGCGTGGTGCTGGAAGAAGACAACAGCCTGGGCATGGCCCATGACCTGTCGCCGTGGGGCATGTACCAGAATGCTGACGTGGTGGTGAAAGCCGTGATGATCGGCCTGGCCATCGCCTCGATCATCACCTGGACTATCTGGATCGCCAAGGGCTTCGAGCTGCTGGGCGCCAAGCGTCGCCTGCGCACTGAAATCGTCCACCTGAAAAAAGCCACCACCCTCAAGGAAGCCAGCGACACCGCGACCAAGAAGGGCACCCTGGCCAACCTGCTGGTACACGACGCGCTGGAAGAAATGCGCCTGTCGGTCAACGCCCGCGAAAAAGAAGGCATCAAGGAACGTGTCAGCTTCCGCCTGGAGCGCCTGGTTGCGGCCTGCGGCCGTAACATGAGCAGCGGCACCGGCGTACTCGCCACTATCGGTTCCACCGCGCCGTTCGTCGGTCTGTTCGGCACCGTGTGGGGCATCATGAACAGCTTTATCGGCATCGCCAAAACCCAGACCACCAACCTCGCCGTCGTTGCCCCAGGCATCGCCGAAGCCCTGCTGGCAACCGCCCTGGGCCTGGTTGCCGCCATTCCTGCGGTGGTGATCTACAACGTCTTCGCCCGTTCGATTGCCGGCTACAAGGCTCAGGTATCGGACGCGTCGGCAGAAGTCCTGCTGCTGGTCAGCCGCGACCTCGATCACCTGCCTACCGAGCGCAGCTCGCAACCGCACATGGTGAAAGTGGGGTAA
- the exbD gene encoding TonB system transport protein ExbD has product MGLHLNQGDDDLVENHEINVTPFIDVMLVLLIIFMVAAPLATVDIKVDLPASSAKPAPRPEKPIFLSVKADQRLFLGEEEVKAETLGPVLDAKTQGKKDTTIFFQADKGVDYGDLMSVMDALRAAGYLKVGLVGLETAAKK; this is encoded by the coding sequence ATGGGCCTGCATTTGAATCAAGGCGACGACGACCTCGTCGAGAACCACGAAATCAACGTCACGCCGTTTATCGACGTGATGCTGGTGCTGCTGATCATCTTCATGGTGGCGGCACCGCTGGCGACCGTGGACATCAAGGTCGACTTGCCCGCGTCCAGCGCCAAGCCTGCGCCGCGGCCAGAGAAACCGATCTTCCTCAGCGTCAAGGCGGACCAACGCCTGTTCCTGGGTGAAGAAGAAGTCAAAGCTGAAACCCTGGGGCCGGTGCTCGATGCCAAGACCCAAGGCAAGAAAGACACGACGATCTTCTTCCAGGCCGATAAAGGCGTGGACTACGGCGACCTGATGAGCGTGATGGATGCCCTGCGGGCAGCCGGCTACCTCAAGGTCGGCCTGGTCGGACTTGAGACGGCAGCCAAGAAATGA
- a CDS encoding energy transducer TonB family protein → MITTRHKLTRYGTSLAVVLGVHAVAIIIALQWSAPHQVTLPPAAMVIDLAPLPAPPPPAPPKVVTPPQPPAPVEELPLPKLAEAPKPTIQVPKPVKPKPKPQPPKPVEKKPEPPKEKPSEDPPSETPQTNAPAEKSAQPVPGPSPAQVAAKASWEGTLLAHLQKYKKYPPGAQQRGKEGLNRLRFVVDAEGNVLSYELVGRSGNADLDRATLDMIRRAQPLPKPPADMLKGGSVEIVAPFVYNIEKRRR, encoded by the coding sequence ATGATCACGACGCGCCACAAACTGACGCGTTATGGCACCAGCCTCGCCGTCGTGCTGGGCGTGCATGCCGTCGCGATCATCATCGCGCTTCAATGGTCCGCGCCGCACCAGGTGACGTTGCCACCGGCCGCCATGGTCATCGACCTGGCGCCGCTGCCGGCACCGCCGCCTCCGGCGCCGCCAAAGGTGGTCACGCCGCCGCAGCCGCCTGCCCCGGTGGAAGAGCTGCCCCTGCCGAAACTGGCCGAGGCACCCAAGCCAACGATCCAGGTGCCCAAGCCGGTCAAGCCCAAGCCCAAACCTCAGCCGCCAAAGCCTGTGGAGAAGAAGCCCGAGCCGCCCAAGGAAAAACCTTCCGAGGACCCGCCGAGCGAAACCCCGCAGACCAACGCACCAGCAGAAAAATCCGCCCAACCGGTGCCCGGCCCATCGCCAGCACAGGTCGCGGCCAAAGCGTCCTGGGAAGGCACCTTGCTGGCGCACTTGCAGAAGTACAAAAAGTACCCGCCAGGCGCCCAACAGCGTGGCAAGGAAGGCTTGAACCGCCTGCGCTTTGTGGTCGATGCTGAAGGCAACGTGCTGTCCTACGAGCTGGTGGGCCGCTCCGGCAACGCCGACCTGGACCGTGCAACCCTGGACATGATTCGTCGTGCCCAGCCACTGCCCAAGCCACCGGCCGACATGTTGAAAGGCGGCAGCGTCGAAATCGTCGCGCCGTTCGTTTACAACATCGAGAAGCGCCGCCGCTAA
- a CDS encoding hydrogen peroxide-inducible genes activator, which yields MTLTELRYIVTLAQEQHFGHAAERCHVSQPTLSVGVKKLEDELGVLIFERSKSAVRLTPVGEGIVAQAQKVLEQAQSIRELAQAGKNQLTAPLKVGAIYTVGPYLFPHLIPQLHRVAPQMPLYIEENFTHVLRDKLRNGELDAIIIALPFNEADVLTLPLYDEPFYVLMPASHPWTQKDTIDAGLLNDKSLLLLGEGHCFRDQVLEACPTLTKGNDGAKHTTVESSSLETIRHMVASGLGISILPLSAVDSHHYAPGVIEVRPLTPPVPFRTVAIAWRASFPRPKAIEILADSIRLCSVAKPPAAS from the coding sequence ATGACTCTTACAGAATTACGCTACATCGTGACCCTCGCCCAAGAGCAGCACTTCGGCCACGCGGCCGAGCGTTGCCACGTCAGCCAGCCGACGCTGTCGGTGGGTGTGAAAAAGCTTGAAGACGAACTCGGTGTGCTGATTTTCGAGCGCAGCAAGAGCGCCGTGCGCCTCACGCCAGTGGGCGAAGGCATTGTCGCCCAGGCCCAAAAGGTGCTGGAACAAGCCCAAAGCATTCGCGAGCTGGCCCAGGCCGGCAAGAACCAGCTGACCGCACCGCTCAAAGTCGGCGCCATCTACACCGTCGGCCCGTACCTGTTCCCGCACTTGATTCCGCAACTGCACCGAGTCGCGCCGCAGATGCCGCTGTATATCGAAGAAAACTTCACCCACGTACTGCGCGACAAACTGCGCAACGGTGAGCTGGACGCGATCATCATCGCCCTGCCGTTCAACGAGGCGGACGTGCTGACCCTGCCGCTCTACGACGAGCCGTTCTACGTGTTGATGCCGGCCTCCCACCCGTGGACGCAGAAAGACACCATCGACGCCGGCCTGCTCAACGACAAGAGCCTGCTGCTGCTCGGCGAAGGCCACTGCTTCCGCGATCAGGTACTCGAAGCCTGCCCGACGCTGACCAAGGGCAACGACGGCGCCAAGCACACCACCGTGGAATCCAGCTCCCTGGAAACCATTCGCCACATGGTGGCTTCCGGCCTGGGTATTTCGATCCTGCCGCTGTCGGCCGTGGACAGCCATCACTACGCCCCCGGCGTGATCGAAGTGCGCCCACTCACGCCACCGGTGCCGTTCCGCACCGTGGCCATCGCCTGGCGCGCCAGCTTCCCACGCCCGAAAGCCATTGAAATCCTGGCCGACTCGATCCGCCTGTGTTCGGTGGCCAAGCCGCCTGCTGCGAGCTAA